GCATTATGAAAAGAGATTCCTCGACTCCGTTTCACTCCGCTCGGAATGACCTTTCCTTCTGTCATTTCGAGCGACGCCAAGCGATAGCGAGGCGGAGTCGAGAAATCCCTCCGCCTTGCACTTTGCACTCTGCATTGGGAAAGAGGGATTCCTCGACTCGCCTTCGCCTCGCTCGGAATGACAAAAAACGAAAGGCACGGAATACAAAGGGGGTGAAGTCATTTCACCCGGCGCCGGAGGCGAACCGTTTCCTGTCATCCCGACCGGAGCGACACCACAGGCGCACCTTTCTTCGGTCATTTCGACCGGAGCCCGAAGGGCGGAGTGGAGAAATCCCTTTATTGCATTCTGCATTTTTACTGCATATGCGGTCAGACTGGACACCATTTGCCGGATGATTATAATTTTTATTCAAAATGCCGGACGCAGAAAATTTTGAACCGAAGATCGTCGCCTTTCTCTGCAACTGGTGCTCCTATGCCGGTGCGGACCTTGCCGGCATCTCCCGGCTCCACTATCCGCCCTCAATCCGGGTGATCCGGGTCCCCTGTTCGGGCAGGGTTGACCCCTTTTTTATTTTACAGGCGCTGCAGCAGGGTGCGGACGGCGTGCTTGTGTCCGGCTGTCATCCGGGCGACTGCCACTATCTCACCGGCAACTTCGTTGCCCGACGGCGGTTTGCGGTCCTGAACGACCTGCTTCAGTTCTGCGGAATTGAACCCGGCAGGGTAACATTCGCCTGGGTGTCCGCATCGGAGGGCGAACGGTTTGCAAAACTGGTGACCGAAGTAACCGAAAAGGTGAAGAAACTCGGACCGAACAGAAAGCTGAAAAAGGAGCTGCCATAATGGACCGGAGCGAAAAACTGCGTCAGCGGGCACGGGAACTGCTGGAAAAGAAAGAGGTGGTGATGGTCATCGGCTTCGGTCCACCGTCCGATTCCGGCATCAGCCCGGTGCTGTTTGCCACCACGCCTGAGGAGGCGGAAAACCTGACTGCCAGCACCAGCTGTGCCCAGAACCTTGCCAACTATCTGCTCAAGGTCCGGGACCGGGGCAGGGTTGCGGTTGTTGCCCGGGGCTGTGATGCCCGCTCGATTACCGTGCTCCTCCAGGAAAATCAGCTCAAGCGGGAAAACCTCCATATTCTGGGTATCGGCTGTGAAGGTGTTATCGAAAATGGCAGAAAATCGACCGCCTGTGCGGTCTGCCGTCACCCCAACCCGACCATCTATGACGAGCTGATCGGCGAACCGGTGCCCGCACCTGAACCGGACCCGGAAATCCTGAAAGCAGATCAGGAGTTTGAACAGCTCTCCCCGGATGAGCGCTGGGAAAGGCTGAGTGCCGAGCTGGACCGGTGCATCCGCTGTTATGCCTGCCGCCAGGTGTGCCCGAACTGCTACTGTCCGGTCTGCTTTGTTGACGCCTCCATGCCCCAGCTCCTGGGCCGGACCCACAACCTCTCCGACAATATGGTCTATCACATCATCCGCGCCCTGCACATGGCGGGCAGGTGTGTGGAGTGTGGCGCCTGCCACCGTGCCTGTCCGGTCGGCATTGACCTGATGCGCTTCAACCGCAGGGTGGCAAAAACGGTCCGGGAACGGTTCGGCTGTGACGCCGGTACTGATCTGAATCAGGCGCCCGCCCTTACCGGCTTCAAACCTGATGACCCGCAGGAGTTTATCCAGTGAAACCGCGCATCATCACCCGGAAACAGCTCAGTGAACTGCTGGACCGGCTGGCGCAGGAGGTCTGTCTTTATGCACCGGTCCGGGACCGAACCGGCACCAGCTGGGCAAAAATCAGCCGGGCAGATGAGGTCTGTCTGGAGGCGGTCAATACCGTGGAGCCGGCAAAGGGTTTTGTCTTTCCCCGGTGTGAGGTGCTTTTGCGCTTTGACCCGCAGGGCAATCCGGTTGAGCCCGAACCGCCACCCGAGCAGGTGGTGTTCGGCATCCGGCCCTGTGATGCCCGGGGCATCGCCTTTCTCGTGAAATTCTACACCCAGGAGGGCAGGACCGACCCGTATGTCAAGGCGCGCCGGCAAAAGACCACA
This window of the candidate division WOR-3 bacterium genome carries:
- a CDS encoding 4Fe-4S dicluster domain-containing protein, encoding MDRSEKLRQRARELLEKKEVVMVIGFGPPSDSGISPVLFATTPEEAENLTASTSCAQNLANYLLKVRDRGRVAVVARGCDARSITVLLQENQLKRENLHILGIGCEGVIENGRKSTACAVCRHPNPTIYDELIGEPVPAPEPDPEILKADQEFEQLSPDERWERLSAELDRCIRCYACRQVCPNCYCPVCFVDASMPQLLGRTHNLSDNMVYHIIRALHMAGRCVECGACHRACPVGIDLMRFNRRVAKTVRERFGCDAGTDLNQAPALTGFKPDDPQEFIQ
- a CDS encoding hydrogenase iron-sulfur subunit, which produces MPDAENFEPKIVAFLCNWCSYAGADLAGISRLHYPPSIRVIRVPCSGRVDPFFILQALQQGADGVLVSGCHPGDCHYLTGNFVARRRFAVLNDLLQFCGIEPGRVTFAWVSASEGERFAKLVTEVTEKVKKLGPNRKLKKELP